A single window of Nematostella vectensis chromosome 4, jaNemVect1.1, whole genome shotgun sequence DNA harbors:
- the LOC116611715 gene encoding uncharacterized protein LOC116611715 isoform X5: MRRRRKSAPKAGRFFHQVMFSCTLPAFSLNRKESKKAKELERKKSLSKGKDRYTIVKGLAGGPDGISFESLFKKKHFLRARNGCLILELYDDSEEYRKQATFIPLQDMWFSGYIVFESLLDPAHFIRRCNEQLILQKYENSQFFKEDASFKLTRKRCIACVKIGSRVWAKAEKGCYLRGIVVAVDDDVHVKLENGSRVKHKKSPTEVAFVPDIIPHPLEIEVGTRVLARWFNRLDTYYPAIVTGIRRTYYDVRYDDGDKGSNVIAEIRLLKLPEVEGGTSIPSWSSLDGLPRVGGLCIESTDNQPEGTPQEQWVRSPRDSPVELTESPSDLDTDKDGHFGYENNFQHLTPDSHQYHHAPVERNFSQVSGSSCDSGYHGGAGNSRKRKTGLWGVSHCPGKAVPVCKYVEEDTCQYNGETSDNPLSDNETSNSTTYSTNHDTGYLSEHYSTNHDTGYLSEHYSSSFSTHFEGTHYSNHVPASRPQKDRSRSFTSGDTDPENSTKVAPRLPRKHSEHSSSRFGAHLAPPLPEENGTQFSTKCERYPGAKLVGSCPRHNGRHDTEGFTKTIGISRSADELSSKPKSHDELPRYIGMETVI; this comes from the exons GTAATGTTCTCCTGTACGTTGCCTGCATTCTCGCTAAATCGTAAGGAGTCGAAAAAAGCCAAAGAACTCGAGAGGAAGAAGTCGCTATCGAAAGGAAAGGACCGCTATACTATCGTGAAGGGGCTTGCGGGAGGGCCCGATGGGATCTCCTTCGAGAGCCTGTTCAAGAAGAAGCATTTCCTAAGGGCGCGAAACGGATGTCTGATATTGGAACTCTATGATGACTCCGAGGAATACC GTAAGCAAGCAACCTTCATCCCACTCCAGGATATGTGGTTCTCTGGCTACATTGTCTTTGAGTCGTTGTTGGATCCCGCGCATTTCATTCGTCGTTGCAACGAGCAATTGATTTTGCAGAAATACGAAAATTCTCAGTTCTTTAAGGAAGACGCCAGCTTCAAGCTCACTAGGAAAAGATGCATTG CGTGTGTGAAGATTGGTTCTCGCGTCTGGGCAAAAGCTGAAAAAGGCTGCTACCTCCGTGGTATCGTGGTCGCCGTCGACGACGATGTCCATGTAAAACTAGAAAATGGCAGCCGTGTTAAGCACAAGAAGAGTCCAACCGAGGTCGCGTTCGTGCCAGACATCATCCCTCACCCACTCGAAATAGAAGTAGGCACGAGGGTACTAGCACGCTGGTTTAACCGACTCGACACTTACTACCCTGCTATTGTCACGGGGATAAGAAGGACTTATTACGACGTTAGGTACGACGATGGTGATAAAGGAAGCAATGTGATCGCGGAGATACGACTTCTGAAGCTGCCCGAGGTGGAAG GCGGCACCTCCATCCCCTCCTGGTCATCACTGGATGGCCTGCCAAGAGTAGGCGGGCTATGCATCGAGTCTACCGACAACCAACCCGAGGGTACCCCCCAGGAACAATGGGTTCGCTCGCCCCGGGACTCGCCAGTCGAACTGACGGAGTCGCCCAGTGACCTGGACACGGATAAGGATGGTCACTTTGGCTACGAGAACAACTTCCAGCACCTGACTCCCGACAGCCATCAGTACCATCATGCGCCCGTGGAACGGAACTTCAGTCAGGTCAGCGGTAGTTCGTGTGACAGCGGTTACCATGGTGGAGCGGGAAACAGTCGTAAGAGGAAGACTGGGCTCTGGGGAGTAAGTCACT GTCCAGGAAAAGCCGTCCCCGTTTGCAAATACGTCGAAGAAGACACTTGTCAGTACAACGGCGAAACCAGTGACAATCCCCTGTCAGACAACGAAACCAGTAACTCCACCACCTACTCAACCAATCATGACACAGGCTACCTCTCGGAACACTACTCAACCAATCATGATACAGGCTACCTCTCGGAACACTACAGCTCCAGCTTTTCAACGCACTTCGAGGGAACTCACTACTCCAACCATGTTCCCGCCTCGCGACCTCAAAAAGACCGCTCACGGAGCTTTACGTCCGGCGACACAGACCCGGAAAATAGTACCAAAGTCGCCCCGAGACTTCCTAGAAAACACTCTGAGCACAGCAGCTCTAGATTCGGTGCACACCTCGCCCCGCCTTTACCGGAAGAAAATGGCACCCAATTCTCCACAAAGTGCGAGCGCTATCCTGGAGCCAAGCTCGTTGGATCTTGTCCAAGACATAATGGACGGCATGACACCGAGGGTTTTACGAAGACAATTGGTATCAGCCGGTCAGCGGACGAACTGTCAAGCAAGCCGAAGTCACATGATGAGCTGCCGAGATACATAG GTATGGAGACTGTAATATAA
- the LOC116611715 gene encoding uncharacterized protein LOC116611715 isoform X6, with translation MEKDNFPEEVMFSCTLPAFSLNRKESKKAKELERKKSLSKGKDRYTIVKGLAGGPDGISFESLFKKKHFLRARNGCLILELYDDSEEYRKQATFIPLQDMWFSGYIVFESLLDPAHFIRRCNEQLILQKYENSQFFKEDASFKLTRKRCIACVKIGSRVWAKAEKGCYLRGIVVAVDDDVHVKLENGSRVKHKKSPTEVAFVPDIIPHPLEIEVGTRVLARWFNRLDTYYPAIVTGIRRTYYDVRYDDGDKGSNVIAEIRLLKLPEVEGGTSIPSWSSLDGLPRVGGLCIESTDNQPEGTPQEQWVRSPRDSPVELTESPSDLDTDKDGHFGYENNFQHLTPDSHQYHHAPVERNFSQVSGSSCDSGYHGGAGNSRKRKTGLWGVSHCPGKAVPVCKYVEEDTCQYNGETSDNPLSDNETSNSTTYSTNHDTGYLSEHYSTNHDTGYLSEHYSSSFSTHFEGTHYSNHVPASRPQKDRSRSFTSGDTDPENSTKVAPRLPRKHSEHSSSRFGAHLAPPLPEENGTQFSTKCERYPGAKLVGSCPRHNGRHDTEGFTKTIGISRSADELSSKPKSHDELPRYIGMETVI, from the exons GTAATGTTCTCCTGTACGTTGCCTGCATTCTCGCTAAATCGTAAGGAGTCGAAAAAAGCCAAAGAACTCGAGAGGAAGAAGTCGCTATCGAAAGGAAAGGACCGCTATACTATCGTGAAGGGGCTTGCGGGAGGGCCCGATGGGATCTCCTTCGAGAGCCTGTTCAAGAAGAAGCATTTCCTAAGGGCGCGAAACGGATGTCTGATATTGGAACTCTATGATGACTCCGAGGAATACC GTAAGCAAGCAACCTTCATCCCACTCCAGGATATGTGGTTCTCTGGCTACATTGTCTTTGAGTCGTTGTTGGATCCCGCGCATTTCATTCGTCGTTGCAACGAGCAATTGATTTTGCAGAAATACGAAAATTCTCAGTTCTTTAAGGAAGACGCCAGCTTCAAGCTCACTAGGAAAAGATGCATTG CGTGTGTGAAGATTGGTTCTCGCGTCTGGGCAAAAGCTGAAAAAGGCTGCTACCTCCGTGGTATCGTGGTCGCCGTCGACGACGATGTCCATGTAAAACTAGAAAATGGCAGCCGTGTTAAGCACAAGAAGAGTCCAACCGAGGTCGCGTTCGTGCCAGACATCATCCCTCACCCACTCGAAATAGAAGTAGGCACGAGGGTACTAGCACGCTGGTTTAACCGACTCGACACTTACTACCCTGCTATTGTCACGGGGATAAGAAGGACTTATTACGACGTTAGGTACGACGATGGTGATAAAGGAAGCAATGTGATCGCGGAGATACGACTTCTGAAGCTGCCCGAGGTGGAAG GCGGCACCTCCATCCCCTCCTGGTCATCACTGGATGGCCTGCCAAGAGTAGGCGGGCTATGCATCGAGTCTACCGACAACCAACCCGAGGGTACCCCCCAGGAACAATGGGTTCGCTCGCCCCGGGACTCGCCAGTCGAACTGACGGAGTCGCCCAGTGACCTGGACACGGATAAGGATGGTCACTTTGGCTACGAGAACAACTTCCAGCACCTGACTCCCGACAGCCATCAGTACCATCATGCGCCCGTGGAACGGAACTTCAGTCAGGTCAGCGGTAGTTCGTGTGACAGCGGTTACCATGGTGGAGCGGGAAACAGTCGTAAGAGGAAGACTGGGCTCTGGGGAGTAAGTCACT GTCCAGGAAAAGCCGTCCCCGTTTGCAAATACGTCGAAGAAGACACTTGTCAGTACAACGGCGAAACCAGTGACAATCCCCTGTCAGACAACGAAACCAGTAACTCCACCACCTACTCAACCAATCATGACACAGGCTACCTCTCGGAACACTACTCAACCAATCATGATACAGGCTACCTCTCGGAACACTACAGCTCCAGCTTTTCAACGCACTTCGAGGGAACTCACTACTCCAACCATGTTCCCGCCTCGCGACCTCAAAAAGACCGCTCACGGAGCTTTACGTCCGGCGACACAGACCCGGAAAATAGTACCAAAGTCGCCCCGAGACTTCCTAGAAAACACTCTGAGCACAGCAGCTCTAGATTCGGTGCACACCTCGCCCCGCCTTTACCGGAAGAAAATGGCACCCAATTCTCCACAAAGTGCGAGCGCTATCCTGGAGCCAAGCTCGTTGGATCTTGTCCAAGACATAATGGACGGCATGACACCGAGGGTTTTACGAAGACAATTGGTATCAGCCGGTCAGCGGACGAACTGTCAAGCAAGCCGAAGTCACATGATGAGCTGCCGAGATACATAG GTATGGAGACTGTAATATAA
- the LOC116611715 gene encoding uncharacterized protein LOC116611715 isoform X4, translating into MSPQWSLSRSFRDLPVSEHVEVPRRAASSSDFIRTSQSLEPSSGQLDMPRLASQRNSVMFSCTLPAFSLNRKESKKAKELERKKSLSKGKDRYTIVKGLAGGPDGISFESLFKKKHFLRARNGCLILELYDDSEEYRKQATFIPLQDMWFSGYIVFESLLDPAHFIRRCNEQLILQKYENSQFFKEDASFKLTRKRCIACVKIGSRVWAKAEKGCYLRGIVVAVDDDVHVKLENGSRVKHKKSPTEVAFVPDIIPHPLEIEVGTRVLARWFNRLDTYYPAIVTGIRRTYYDVRYDDGDKGSNVIAEIRLLKLPEVEGGTSIPSWSSLDGLPRVGGLCIESTDNQPEGTPQEQWVRSPRDSPVELTESPSDLDTDKDGHFGYENNFQHLTPDSHQYHHAPVERNFSQVQEKPSPFANTSKKTLVSTTAKPVTIPCQTTKPVTPPPTQPIMTQATSRNTTQPIMIQATSRNTTAPAFQRTSRELTTPTMFPPRDLKKTAHGALRPATQTRKIVPKSPRDFLENTLSTAALDSVHTSPRLYRKKMAPNSPQSASAILEPSSLDLVQDIMDGMTPRVLRRQLVSAGQRTNCQASRSHMMSCRDT; encoded by the exons GTAATGTTCTCCTGTACGTTGCCTGCATTCTCGCTAAATCGTAAGGAGTCGAAAAAAGCCAAAGAACTCGAGAGGAAGAAGTCGCTATCGAAAGGAAAGGACCGCTATACTATCGTGAAGGGGCTTGCGGGAGGGCCCGATGGGATCTCCTTCGAGAGCCTGTTCAAGAAGAAGCATTTCCTAAGGGCGCGAAACGGATGTCTGATATTGGAACTCTATGATGACTCCGAGGAATACC GTAAGCAAGCAACCTTCATCCCACTCCAGGATATGTGGTTCTCTGGCTACATTGTCTTTGAGTCGTTGTTGGATCCCGCGCATTTCATTCGTCGTTGCAACGAGCAATTGATTTTGCAGAAATACGAAAATTCTCAGTTCTTTAAGGAAGACGCCAGCTTCAAGCTCACTAGGAAAAGATGCATTG CGTGTGTGAAGATTGGTTCTCGCGTCTGGGCAAAAGCTGAAAAAGGCTGCTACCTCCGTGGTATCGTGGTCGCCGTCGACGACGATGTCCATGTAAAACTAGAAAATGGCAGCCGTGTTAAGCACAAGAAGAGTCCAACCGAGGTCGCGTTCGTGCCAGACATCATCCCTCACCCACTCGAAATAGAAGTAGGCACGAGGGTACTAGCACGCTGGTTTAACCGACTCGACACTTACTACCCTGCTATTGTCACGGGGATAAGAAGGACTTATTACGACGTTAGGTACGACGATGGTGATAAAGGAAGCAATGTGATCGCGGAGATACGACTTCTGAAGCTGCCCGAGGTGGAAG GCGGCACCTCCATCCCCTCCTGGTCATCACTGGATGGCCTGCCAAGAGTAGGCGGGCTATGCATCGAGTCTACCGACAACCAACCCGAGGGTACCCCCCAGGAACAATGGGTTCGCTCGCCCCGGGACTCGCCAGTCGAACTGACGGAGTCGCCCAGTGACCTGGACACGGATAAGGATGGTCACTTTGGCTACGAGAACAACTTCCAGCACCTGACTCCCGACAGCCATCAGTACCATCATGCGCCCGTGGAACGGAACTTCAGTCAG GTCCAGGAAAAGCCGTCCCCGTTTGCAAATACGTCGAAGAAGACACTTGTCAGTACAACGGCGAAACCAGTGACAATCCCCTGTCAGACAACGAAACCAGTAACTCCACCACCTACTCAACCAATCATGACACAGGCTACCTCTCGGAACACTACTCAACCAATCATGATACAGGCTACCTCTCGGAACACTACAGCTCCAGCTTTTCAACGCACTTCGAGGGAACTCACTACTCCAACCATGTTCCCGCCTCGCGACCTCAAAAAGACCGCTCACGGAGCTTTACGTCCGGCGACACAGACCCGGAAAATAGTACCAAAGTCGCCCCGAGACTTCCTAGAAAACACTCTGAGCACAGCAGCTCTAGATTCGGTGCACACCTCGCCCCGCCTTTACCGGAAGAAAATGGCACCCAATTCTCCACAAAGTGCGAGCGCTATCCTGGAGCCAAGCTCGTTGGATCTTGTCCAAGACATAATGGACGGCATGACACCGAGGGTTTTACGAAGACAATTGGTATCAGCCGGTCAGCGGACGAACTGTCAAGCAAGCCGAAGTCACATGATGAGCTGCCGAGATACATAG
- the LOC116611715 gene encoding uncharacterized protein LOC116611715 isoform X2 produces MLARREAGNRLYLIYEKVLAIITWIDERDTHAEKVMFSCTLPAFSLNRKESKKAKELERKKSLSKGKDRYTIVKGLAGGPDGISFESLFKKKHFLRARNGCLILELYDDSEEYRKQATFIPLQDMWFSGYIVFESLLDPAHFIRRCNEQLILQKYENSQFFKEDASFKLTRKRCIACVKIGSRVWAKAEKGCYLRGIVVAVDDDVHVKLENGSRVKHKKSPTEVAFVPDIIPHPLEIEVGTRVLARWFNRLDTYYPAIVTGIRRTYYDVRYDDGDKGSNVIAEIRLLKLPEVEGGTSIPSWSSLDGLPRVGGLCIESTDNQPEGTPQEQWVRSPRDSPVELTESPSDLDTDKDGHFGYENNFQHLTPDSHQYHHAPVERNFSQVSGSSCDSGYHGGAGNSRKRKTGLWGVSHCPGKAVPVCKYVEEDTCQYNGETSDNPLSDNETSNSTTYSTNHDTGYLSEHYSTNHDTGYLSEHYSSSFSTHFEGTHYSNHVPASRPQKDRSRSFTSGDTDPENSTKVAPRLPRKHSEHSSSRFGAHLAPPLPEENGTQFSTKCERYPGAKLVGSCPRHNGRHDTEGFTKTIGISRSADELSSKPKSHDELPRYIGMETVI; encoded by the exons GTAATGTTCTCCTGTACGTTGCCTGCATTCTCGCTAAATCGTAAGGAGTCGAAAAAAGCCAAAGAACTCGAGAGGAAGAAGTCGCTATCGAAAGGAAAGGACCGCTATACTATCGTGAAGGGGCTTGCGGGAGGGCCCGATGGGATCTCCTTCGAGAGCCTGTTCAAGAAGAAGCATTTCCTAAGGGCGCGAAACGGATGTCTGATATTGGAACTCTATGATGACTCCGAGGAATACC GTAAGCAAGCAACCTTCATCCCACTCCAGGATATGTGGTTCTCTGGCTACATTGTCTTTGAGTCGTTGTTGGATCCCGCGCATTTCATTCGTCGTTGCAACGAGCAATTGATTTTGCAGAAATACGAAAATTCTCAGTTCTTTAAGGAAGACGCCAGCTTCAAGCTCACTAGGAAAAGATGCATTG CGTGTGTGAAGATTGGTTCTCGCGTCTGGGCAAAAGCTGAAAAAGGCTGCTACCTCCGTGGTATCGTGGTCGCCGTCGACGACGATGTCCATGTAAAACTAGAAAATGGCAGCCGTGTTAAGCACAAGAAGAGTCCAACCGAGGTCGCGTTCGTGCCAGACATCATCCCTCACCCACTCGAAATAGAAGTAGGCACGAGGGTACTAGCACGCTGGTTTAACCGACTCGACACTTACTACCCTGCTATTGTCACGGGGATAAGAAGGACTTATTACGACGTTAGGTACGACGATGGTGATAAAGGAAGCAATGTGATCGCGGAGATACGACTTCTGAAGCTGCCCGAGGTGGAAG GCGGCACCTCCATCCCCTCCTGGTCATCACTGGATGGCCTGCCAAGAGTAGGCGGGCTATGCATCGAGTCTACCGACAACCAACCCGAGGGTACCCCCCAGGAACAATGGGTTCGCTCGCCCCGGGACTCGCCAGTCGAACTGACGGAGTCGCCCAGTGACCTGGACACGGATAAGGATGGTCACTTTGGCTACGAGAACAACTTCCAGCACCTGACTCCCGACAGCCATCAGTACCATCATGCGCCCGTGGAACGGAACTTCAGTCAGGTCAGCGGTAGTTCGTGTGACAGCGGTTACCATGGTGGAGCGGGAAACAGTCGTAAGAGGAAGACTGGGCTCTGGGGAGTAAGTCACT GTCCAGGAAAAGCCGTCCCCGTTTGCAAATACGTCGAAGAAGACACTTGTCAGTACAACGGCGAAACCAGTGACAATCCCCTGTCAGACAACGAAACCAGTAACTCCACCACCTACTCAACCAATCATGACACAGGCTACCTCTCGGAACACTACTCAACCAATCATGATACAGGCTACCTCTCGGAACACTACAGCTCCAGCTTTTCAACGCACTTCGAGGGAACTCACTACTCCAACCATGTTCCCGCCTCGCGACCTCAAAAAGACCGCTCACGGAGCTTTACGTCCGGCGACACAGACCCGGAAAATAGTACCAAAGTCGCCCCGAGACTTCCTAGAAAACACTCTGAGCACAGCAGCTCTAGATTCGGTGCACACCTCGCCCCGCCTTTACCGGAAGAAAATGGCACCCAATTCTCCACAAAGTGCGAGCGCTATCCTGGAGCCAAGCTCGTTGGATCTTGTCCAAGACATAATGGACGGCATGACACCGAGGGTTTTACGAAGACAATTGGTATCAGCCGGTCAGCGGACGAACTGTCAAGCAAGCCGAAGTCACATGATGAGCTGCCGAGATACATAG GTATGGAGACTGTAATATAA
- the LOC116611715 gene encoding uncharacterized protein LOC116611715 isoform X1, with product MSPQWSLSRSFRDLPVSEHVEVPRRAASSSDFIRTSQSLEPSSGQLDMPRLASQRNSVMFSCTLPAFSLNRKESKKAKELERKKSLSKGKDRYTIVKGLAGGPDGISFESLFKKKHFLRARNGCLILELYDDSEEYRKQATFIPLQDMWFSGYIVFESLLDPAHFIRRCNEQLILQKYENSQFFKEDASFKLTRKRCIACVKIGSRVWAKAEKGCYLRGIVVAVDDDVHVKLENGSRVKHKKSPTEVAFVPDIIPHPLEIEVGTRVLARWFNRLDTYYPAIVTGIRRTYYDVRYDDGDKGSNVIAEIRLLKLPEVEGGTSIPSWSSLDGLPRVGGLCIESTDNQPEGTPQEQWVRSPRDSPVELTESPSDLDTDKDGHFGYENNFQHLTPDSHQYHHAPVERNFSQVSGSSCDSGYHGGAGNSRKRKTGLWGVSHCPGKAVPVCKYVEEDTCQYNGETSDNPLSDNETSNSTTYSTNHDTGYLSEHYSTNHDTGYLSEHYSSSFSTHFEGTHYSNHVPASRPQKDRSRSFTSGDTDPENSTKVAPRLPRKHSEHSSSRFGAHLAPPLPEENGTQFSTKCERYPGAKLVGSCPRHNGRHDTEGFTKTIGISRSADELSSKPKSHDELPRYIGMETVI from the exons GTAATGTTCTCCTGTACGTTGCCTGCATTCTCGCTAAATCGTAAGGAGTCGAAAAAAGCCAAAGAACTCGAGAGGAAGAAGTCGCTATCGAAAGGAAAGGACCGCTATACTATCGTGAAGGGGCTTGCGGGAGGGCCCGATGGGATCTCCTTCGAGAGCCTGTTCAAGAAGAAGCATTTCCTAAGGGCGCGAAACGGATGTCTGATATTGGAACTCTATGATGACTCCGAGGAATACC GTAAGCAAGCAACCTTCATCCCACTCCAGGATATGTGGTTCTCTGGCTACATTGTCTTTGAGTCGTTGTTGGATCCCGCGCATTTCATTCGTCGTTGCAACGAGCAATTGATTTTGCAGAAATACGAAAATTCTCAGTTCTTTAAGGAAGACGCCAGCTTCAAGCTCACTAGGAAAAGATGCATTG CGTGTGTGAAGATTGGTTCTCGCGTCTGGGCAAAAGCTGAAAAAGGCTGCTACCTCCGTGGTATCGTGGTCGCCGTCGACGACGATGTCCATGTAAAACTAGAAAATGGCAGCCGTGTTAAGCACAAGAAGAGTCCAACCGAGGTCGCGTTCGTGCCAGACATCATCCCTCACCCACTCGAAATAGAAGTAGGCACGAGGGTACTAGCACGCTGGTTTAACCGACTCGACACTTACTACCCTGCTATTGTCACGGGGATAAGAAGGACTTATTACGACGTTAGGTACGACGATGGTGATAAAGGAAGCAATGTGATCGCGGAGATACGACTTCTGAAGCTGCCCGAGGTGGAAG GCGGCACCTCCATCCCCTCCTGGTCATCACTGGATGGCCTGCCAAGAGTAGGCGGGCTATGCATCGAGTCTACCGACAACCAACCCGAGGGTACCCCCCAGGAACAATGGGTTCGCTCGCCCCGGGACTCGCCAGTCGAACTGACGGAGTCGCCCAGTGACCTGGACACGGATAAGGATGGTCACTTTGGCTACGAGAACAACTTCCAGCACCTGACTCCCGACAGCCATCAGTACCATCATGCGCCCGTGGAACGGAACTTCAGTCAGGTCAGCGGTAGTTCGTGTGACAGCGGTTACCATGGTGGAGCGGGAAACAGTCGTAAGAGGAAGACTGGGCTCTGGGGAGTAAGTCACT GTCCAGGAAAAGCCGTCCCCGTTTGCAAATACGTCGAAGAAGACACTTGTCAGTACAACGGCGAAACCAGTGACAATCCCCTGTCAGACAACGAAACCAGTAACTCCACCACCTACTCAACCAATCATGACACAGGCTACCTCTCGGAACACTACTCAACCAATCATGATACAGGCTACCTCTCGGAACACTACAGCTCCAGCTTTTCAACGCACTTCGAGGGAACTCACTACTCCAACCATGTTCCCGCCTCGCGACCTCAAAAAGACCGCTCACGGAGCTTTACGTCCGGCGACACAGACCCGGAAAATAGTACCAAAGTCGCCCCGAGACTTCCTAGAAAACACTCTGAGCACAGCAGCTCTAGATTCGGTGCACACCTCGCCCCGCCTTTACCGGAAGAAAATGGCACCCAATTCTCCACAAAGTGCGAGCGCTATCCTGGAGCCAAGCTCGTTGGATCTTGTCCAAGACATAATGGACGGCATGACACCGAGGGTTTTACGAAGACAATTGGTATCAGCCGGTCAGCGGACGAACTGTCAAGCAAGCCGAAGTCACATGATGAGCTGCCGAGATACATAG GTATGGAGACTGTAATATAA
- the LOC116611715 gene encoding uncharacterized protein LOC116611715 isoform X3: MEMNLEDQNKDNPCFQCPCDERKNEELSSSADRKVMFSCTLPAFSLNRKESKKAKELERKKSLSKGKDRYTIVKGLAGGPDGISFESLFKKKHFLRARNGCLILELYDDSEEYRKQATFIPLQDMWFSGYIVFESLLDPAHFIRRCNEQLILQKYENSQFFKEDASFKLTRKRCIACVKIGSRVWAKAEKGCYLRGIVVAVDDDVHVKLENGSRVKHKKSPTEVAFVPDIIPHPLEIEVGTRVLARWFNRLDTYYPAIVTGIRRTYYDVRYDDGDKGSNVIAEIRLLKLPEVEGGTSIPSWSSLDGLPRVGGLCIESTDNQPEGTPQEQWVRSPRDSPVELTESPSDLDTDKDGHFGYENNFQHLTPDSHQYHHAPVERNFSQVSGSSCDSGYHGGAGNSRKRKTGLWGVSHCPGKAVPVCKYVEEDTCQYNGETSDNPLSDNETSNSTTYSTNHDTGYLSEHYSTNHDTGYLSEHYSSSFSTHFEGTHYSNHVPASRPQKDRSRSFTSGDTDPENSTKVAPRLPRKHSEHSSSRFGAHLAPPLPEENGTQFSTKCERYPGAKLVGSCPRHNGRHDTEGFTKTIGISRSADELSSKPKSHDELPRYIGMETVI, encoded by the exons GTAATGTTCTCCTGTACGTTGCCTGCATTCTCGCTAAATCGTAAGGAGTCGAAAAAAGCCAAAGAACTCGAGAGGAAGAAGTCGCTATCGAAAGGAAAGGACCGCTATACTATCGTGAAGGGGCTTGCGGGAGGGCCCGATGGGATCTCCTTCGAGAGCCTGTTCAAGAAGAAGCATTTCCTAAGGGCGCGAAACGGATGTCTGATATTGGAACTCTATGATGACTCCGAGGAATACC GTAAGCAAGCAACCTTCATCCCACTCCAGGATATGTGGTTCTCTGGCTACATTGTCTTTGAGTCGTTGTTGGATCCCGCGCATTTCATTCGTCGTTGCAACGAGCAATTGATTTTGCAGAAATACGAAAATTCTCAGTTCTTTAAGGAAGACGCCAGCTTCAAGCTCACTAGGAAAAGATGCATTG CGTGTGTGAAGATTGGTTCTCGCGTCTGGGCAAAAGCTGAAAAAGGCTGCTACCTCCGTGGTATCGTGGTCGCCGTCGACGACGATGTCCATGTAAAACTAGAAAATGGCAGCCGTGTTAAGCACAAGAAGAGTCCAACCGAGGTCGCGTTCGTGCCAGACATCATCCCTCACCCACTCGAAATAGAAGTAGGCACGAGGGTACTAGCACGCTGGTTTAACCGACTCGACACTTACTACCCTGCTATTGTCACGGGGATAAGAAGGACTTATTACGACGTTAGGTACGACGATGGTGATAAAGGAAGCAATGTGATCGCGGAGATACGACTTCTGAAGCTGCCCGAGGTGGAAG GCGGCACCTCCATCCCCTCCTGGTCATCACTGGATGGCCTGCCAAGAGTAGGCGGGCTATGCATCGAGTCTACCGACAACCAACCCGAGGGTACCCCCCAGGAACAATGGGTTCGCTCGCCCCGGGACTCGCCAGTCGAACTGACGGAGTCGCCCAGTGACCTGGACACGGATAAGGATGGTCACTTTGGCTACGAGAACAACTTCCAGCACCTGACTCCCGACAGCCATCAGTACCATCATGCGCCCGTGGAACGGAACTTCAGTCAGGTCAGCGGTAGTTCGTGTGACAGCGGTTACCATGGTGGAGCGGGAAACAGTCGTAAGAGGAAGACTGGGCTCTGGGGAGTAAGTCACT GTCCAGGAAAAGCCGTCCCCGTTTGCAAATACGTCGAAGAAGACACTTGTCAGTACAACGGCGAAACCAGTGACAATCCCCTGTCAGACAACGAAACCAGTAACTCCACCACCTACTCAACCAATCATGACACAGGCTACCTCTCGGAACACTACTCAACCAATCATGATACAGGCTACCTCTCGGAACACTACAGCTCCAGCTTTTCAACGCACTTCGAGGGAACTCACTACTCCAACCATGTTCCCGCCTCGCGACCTCAAAAAGACCGCTCACGGAGCTTTACGTCCGGCGACACAGACCCGGAAAATAGTACCAAAGTCGCCCCGAGACTTCCTAGAAAACACTCTGAGCACAGCAGCTCTAGATTCGGTGCACACCTCGCCCCGCCTTTACCGGAAGAAAATGGCACCCAATTCTCCACAAAGTGCGAGCGCTATCCTGGAGCCAAGCTCGTTGGATCTTGTCCAAGACATAATGGACGGCATGACACCGAGGGTTTTACGAAGACAATTGGTATCAGCCGGTCAGCGGACGAACTGTCAAGCAAGCCGAAGTCACATGATGAGCTGCCGAGATACATAG GTATGGAGACTGTAATATAA